In Mycolicibacterium gadium, the genomic window CCACTGTTGGCTTGATCACCATGTCATTGGGTAAGCTGTCGCTCGTGTCCGCCCGCCTCGAGCCGATGCTCACCAAGCGCCGCGCAGTCGATCTGTGCCGCGTCGCGGGTTGTTGCTGTTGTTGTTGTAGCTGCTGAGTAGCCGCGCCGTCCCCCTCGCGCCGCACTCGGGAGTAGCCCCATGTGGCCTGCCCTCCCATTCCAGCCAGCCATCCATGCAACAGGAGCACATCCATGCCGACCGGCACGAACACCATCGCCCCACCTGATCAGGTGGACGTGCGCGGGCCGCGTTTCGCCGCGTGGGTCACCACCGGCGTCCTCATCGTGGCGCTCCTGGCGTCGGCCGTCAGCGCCGTCGCTGCGGCGGCGATCCTCGGTGTGCAGGCGATCGTGTTCGCGATCGGCGCACAGCGCGGACCGCAGCGGCATCCGTACGGGCTGATCTTCCGGTCGCTGGTCGCTCCGCGCTTCGGACCGGTCACCGAGAAGGAACCGGTACCCCCGCTGAAGTTCGCCCAACTCGTCGGTTTGGCGTTCGCGGCGGTCGGTGTCGTCGGGTTCGCCGTCGGTGTCCCACTGCTCGGCCTGATCGCCACGGGCTTCGCGCTCGTGGCGGCGTTTCTCAACGCGGCCTTCGGCATCTGCCTCGGCTGTCAGATCTATCCGCTCGTCGCACGTTTCCGCCCCGACCCCGCTTAACACTTCAAATAGCAAGCAACCGAAAGGATTTCCTACATGGCACGCTCCGACGTCCTGGTCACGACCGACTGGGCCGAGAGCAATCTCGAAGCGCCTAACACCGTCTTCGTCGAGGTCGACGAAGACACCTCCGCATACGAGGGCGGCCACATCGCCGGCGCTGTGCGGCTCGATTGGAAGACCGAGCTGCAGGACCAGGTGAAGCGTGACTTCGTCGACCAGCAGCAGTTCTCGAAGTTGTTGTCCGACAAAGGCATCAGCAATGACGACACCGTGATCCTGTACGGCGGCAACAACAACTGGTTCGCCGCCTACGCGTACTGGTATTTCAAGCTGTACGGCCACGAGAACGTCAAGCTGCTCGACGGCGGACGCAAGAAGTGGGAGCTCGACGGGCGCCCGCTGGTGACGGAGGTCCCCGCCCGCGCTGCTACTTCATACGAGGCCAAGCAGCCGAACAACGCCATCCGCGCGTTCCGCGACGAGGTCATCGCCGCGATCGGCGAGAAGAACCTGGTCGACGTGCGCTCCCCCGATGAGTTCTCCGGCAAGATCCTCGCCCCCGCCCACCTACCGCAGGAACAGAGTCAGCGGCCCGGGCATATCCCCGGCGCCATCAATGTTCCCTGGAGCAAGGCGGCCAACGAGGACGGGACCTTCAAGTCCGACGAGGACCTGGCCAAGCTGTACGCCGAGGCGGGACTGGATGGCCAGAAGGAGACCATCGCCTACTGCCGGATCGGTGAGCGCTCGTCGCACACCTGGTTCGTGCTGCAGGAGTTGTTGGGACACCAGAACGTCAAGAACTACGACGGAAGTTGGACCGAATACGGCTCTCTCGTGGGAGCCCCGATCGAGTTGGGAAGTTGATATGTGCTCTGCACCGAAGCAAGGTCTGACGTTGCCCTCCAGCGTCGACCTCGAACGGGAGACCGTGATCACCGGACGCGTCGTCGACGGCGCGGGCCAGGCCGTCGGCGGCGCGTTCGTCCGGCTGCTGGACAGCTCTGACGAGTTCACGGCGGAGGTCGTCGCGTCCGCTACCGGTGATTTCCGGTTCTTCGCGGCACCGGGCACGTGGACGCTGCGTGCGCTGTCCCCCGCCGGCAACGGCGATGCCAGCATCGCACCGTCGGGCGCGGGCATCCACGAGGTCGACGTCAAGGTCGCCTGAGCCGGTCCGCCGGTTCCGTGATCGATTCCACTGCGACCGACGAGGGTTGTCGGCAGTGTTGCGGCTAGACTTTCTGCCGTGGTGCTGTTCTTCGAGATCCTGTTGATCGCCGCCGTGGTGGTCATCACCTGGTTCGCGCTTTACACGCTCTACCGCCTCATCACCGACGAGTCGTGACCTCAGGCGACGACGCTGTAGCGGCCGCGGCCGAGCGCGCGAAAACGACCGCAGCCCGAAATATCCCCGCCCTCGGGGATCTCCCTGCGCCGGCCGACACGGCCAATCTTCGCGAAGGCGCCAACCTCAACGACGCGCTGCTTGCACTGCTGCCCCTCGTCGGCGTGTGGCGCGGCGAAGGCGAGGGTCGGGGGCCTGACGGCGATTACCGCTTCGGTCAGCAGATCGTGGTCTCACACGACGGTGGCGACTACTTGATCTGGGAGGCCAGGTCGTGGCGCATCACCGCGGACGGCGAGTTCGAGAGCGCGTCGCTGCGCGAGTCCGGCTTCTGGCGGTTTATCAATGACCCTGCCGATCCCACCGAGAGTGACGCCATCGAGCTGCTGCTGGCGCATTCGGCCGGCTACGTCGAGCTGTTCTACGGCCGGCCACTGAATCAGTCGTCGTGGGAGTTGGCCACCGACGCGCTCGCGCGCACCAAGTCCGGGATGCTCGTCGGCGGTGCCAAACGGCTCTACGGCATCGTCGAGGGCGGCGATCTGGCCTACGTCGAGGAGCGCGTCGACGCCGACGGCGGCCTGGTGCCGCACCTGTCCGCACGGTTGTCGAGGTACGTCGGCTGATGCGCGTGTCATTGTTGGCCGCGGGCCTCGCCACGGCAGGCATCCTCGCGGGGTGCTCGTCGAATACTCCCGCCGAGCAGTCCACCACCGACGAGTCGGTGGCACCGACCGGTCACGGCTCGCTGGCGCAATGCCTCAGTGAACACGGGGTGCCTGCGGCTCCGGGCCCGATGGCCGGACCGCCGCCGGGCGTGGATCCCGACGCGTGGAACAAGGCCATGCAGACCTGCTCGTCGCTGGCCCCTGGACCGGCCGGCTAACGCAGAATCCGCACACTCCCAGCGTCGGACAACCACTGGCGCTCCAACCGCCCCAGCGTGCCATCCGAACGCAGCCCATCGACGGCCGACGACACGCAGCGCGTGAGTGGACTGTCCTTGTCGAGCACGATCCCGAACTGCTCCACGTCCTCGGTGTCCGTGGGAAGCTGTCCGACGATCCTGCCGCCGCGAAGCTCACCCGCGACGGTGTAGGCGGTCGGCAGGTCGGCGACCAAAGCGTCGATCTCGCCGTTGCTCAGCGCCACCTTGGCGTCGGCGTTCGTGTTGTACACCTCGACCGGGACGTCGCCGCTATCTCGATCGCCGCGGTGTGACTGGTCGTGCCGACCTGCACGCCGAGCTGGGTCTTCTCCAGGTCACCGATGCTTCGCACCCGCGCGGCCGGAGAGGTGTCCGTCGTGACCACAACCTGGGTGACGTCGAAATATGGCGATGAGAAGTCGACGGACGCCCGGCGCTGATCGGTGATCGAGAACTGAGAAAGGCTGGCGTCGAACGTCTTCGGGCCAGGCTCCAGAGCTCCGTTGAACGGCACCCGGACCCAGCGCACCTCGTCGGGGGTGTAGCCGAGGTTTCCCGCTACGGCGAAGGCGAGTGCGCTTTCGAATCCCTCCCCGTTGGTCGGATCGTCACCGATGTACCACGGCGGATAGGCGGGCTGATCGGTGCCGACGGTGATGATGCCGGGGTAAAGGGTCGACAGCGAGTCCTTGCGGCAGTTCTGAATGCCCGACGCAGACTCGTCGTCGACGGGAGCACAGGCGGCGGCCGACGTGGCCACGGCCAGCAGGGCTGGCAGCCACCACCTGTTGCGCATGTGCGGCATCATCGCGCACGGCGAGAGCCGACGCCACCATTGAGGTCACCCAGACATGGGGCGGCCCCCGAGCCGTGTGTTCTGGTTGGACAAAACCAAGAGGCTCGGGGGCCGGGTGACTGCGGGGAATTCGCCAGCGCGCGCAGGCGGTTCATCCCCTGGCGCTGCTAGCTCGCAGCCACCTCACATGTCCATAAGTCATTCAATTTCTCGGACCACCTCCTTCCTTGTGTACGGCCGACGGTACCCGCGGAGTAGGAACGCGACAACAGATTTTGACCGGTTCAGCGCTCAGCGATCGCTGACGATCGCGGCGTCGACGAGTTCGGCGAACTCACCGGCAAGGGGGGCGGGTTGCAGAGCCTTGCCGTCCAGGGTGTGCACCCGTGCGGCAAGCGTGATGCTCGATACCAACCAAACACCCTGTGCCGCATACAAATCAGCGGGCGTAAGCGCCTGGTAGTCGCACGTATACCCTTTGTTGCGCGCCACTTCGAACAAGGCCTCCTGCGTGGTTCCACGCAGGATCGGATACCACGGCGGCGGGGTCAAGAAAGCGGTGTCGCCGGCCCCATCTTCTGATTCGGTGGCGACCACCACCGTCGACCGCGGACCCTCCAGGATCAGGCCGTCGGCGCCGACGAAAATGACGTCTCCTGCGCCCAGGCGTTCGGCGTGCCGCAGCGCGGCCATGTTGATCGCATAGGACAGCGTCTTGGCGCCCGCCAGCAGCCACGGCATCCCGGTGGTGGCCTCGGCGGAGAGTCCACGCGCCAACGTCACCGCCGCGACCCCGCCGCTGCGCGCGGCGGCCACCCGGGCGGGCAGCGCACCGATGGTCGCAAACGCCGTACCGGATGTCGCCGACCCTGCGGCTCCAACTGGCGGTGAACCGCTTTCGCGCCCGCGGCTGTAGACGAGCCGTAGCACCCCCTCGCCCGCGCCGACGGCGAGCCACCGCTGTACCGCCACGTCGACGGCCGCACGCCACCGCGGCAAGTCCGGTGCGGGAAGGTCCATCAGCTCCGCCGACTGCGTGAGCCGGGCCAGGTGGGCTTCGAGCAGACAGGGCCTGCCGTCGCGGATCAACAGTGTCTCGAAGATGCCGTCACCGCGAACGGCTGCCAGGTCGTCGGCGTACAGCAGTGGGGCGGCCGGGTCGTGCAATTCACCGTCGAGCGTGACCACGACCGCAGGTTGGCTCGCCATGGGCAAGAAGCGTAGCGCCGTAAGGTTGAGGTATGTCAGCTGTGCCAGCCCCGGACACCGGGCCCGACGCCGGAGCCGTCTGGCATCACGGCGATCCCCTCGGCGAACAACGGTCGGCCGCCGATGCAGCGGTCCTGGTGGACCGTTCACAACGAGCTGTGATCACCGTGACCGGCGCTGAGCGCAATTCTTGGCTGCACAACATCTCCACGCAGCACGTCGCCGGCCTCGCCAATGGCACCGTGACCGAGAATCTGAGCCTCGACGGCCAGGGTCGTGTCGAGGATCACTGGATCCAGACGGAGCTCGACGGGATCACCTATCTCGACACCGAATCGTGGCGTGGCGAACCCCTGACCGCCTATCTGCGCAAGATGGTGTTCTGGGCCGACGTGGTCGTCGAACCCGCTGATCTGGCGGTACTTTCGCTGCTCGGCCCGCGCCTGGTGGATCCGCCGGTGGTCGACGTCCTCGGCGTGGTTTCGCTACCGGCCGAAATGACCGCGGTGGCCCTTCCCGAGGGTGGTTTCCTGCGCAGGATGGGCGGTCCGGATGTGGAGCTGGATCTGGTGGTCCCCCGCGATCAGGTCGCGGCATGGCGCGATCGGCTCGCTGCGGTCGGGGTGCGCGCGGCCGGTGTCTGGGCCTATGAGGCGCACCGCGTCGCCGCGTTACGGCCACGGCTGGGGGTCGACACCGACGAGCGCACGATTCCGCACGAGGTCGGCTGGATCGGCTCGGCGGTTCACCTGGACAAGGGCTGCTACCGCGGCCAGGAGACCGTCGCGCGCGTCCACAACCTGGGCAAACCGCCGCGCATGCTGGTGCTCGTGCATCTCGACGGCTCCGGCGAGAGGCCGGCGACCGGGGATCCTGTGTTGGCCGGCGGCCGGACCGTCGGCCGACTCGGCACCGTGGTCGATCACGTCGACGAGGGGCCGATCGCCCTGGCATTGGTCAAGCGGGGCCTACTGGCTGAGACCGAACTGACCATCGGCGGGGAATCGCCGGTGGCCGCCGTGATCGACGTCGATTCGATGCCGCCACCGGATGCGACGGGCGCCGGACGCCTCGCGGTCGAACAGCTGCGAGGCGGCTCGCGATGAGTGTCGATATTTCGCTGGTTCGCGGGCTCGGGTCCCTCCGGACGGGCCTGCCAGCGCACCGCACCGCGGCACGGTAAAGTGTCGGCAGGACGATAAAACACACTCAGATCGGAGCCGCCTGAAATTTGGGCCGCTCCGTTATTGCGCGAGGGGGTACCCCCAATGGGCCGCGGCCGGGCAAAGGCAAAGCAGACCAAGGTTGCTCGTGAGCTCAAATACAGCTCACCGCAGACCGATTTCGACCGCCTCCAGCGCGAACTGGCGGGCGCCGACGATCTCAACGGCACCGACAGGTTGGCCGACGATGACGTGGCCGACGATGACGACTGGCGTCGTTAAGCCCTAGAAGCGCGGGTGCTGGCCCACGAGCTTGGCTCGTGGGCTGTCCTTACCGCCCTTGGTGACGGTGCCCAGCGTCCAGCAGTTCAGATGTCGGGCCGTAAGCACAGCCAGCGCGCGATCGGTGTCCTCCGGCGCGACGACGGCGACCATCCCGACGCCGAGGTTGAACGTCTTTTCCATCTCGACCCGCTCGACCCGGCCACGCTGCGCGATCATCGTGAAAACCGGCGCGGGAGTCCATGTGCCACGGTCGATTTCGGCCGTGAGTCCGGGCGGGACGACCCGTTCGAGGTTGCCGGCCAGTCCGCCACCGGTCACGTGGCAGAAGGTGCGGACCTGCGTTTCGGCGATCAGCGCGAGGCAGTCCTTGGCGTAGATCCGAGTCGGCTCGAGTAGCTCCTCGCCGAGCGTGCGCCCGAACTCCTCGACGTGTCCGGCGAGGTTCATCCGATCGATCTCCAGCAGGACCTTGCGGGCCAGTGAGTAGCCGTTGGAGTGCAGGCCGGTCGAGGACATCCCGATGAGCACGTCGCCGGGCTTGACCCGGTCGGGTCCCAGCACGTCGTCGGCCTCCACGACGCCGACACCGGTGGCCGAGATGTCATAGTGGTCGGGCGCCATGAGGCCAGGATGTTCGGCGGTCTCCCCGCCCAGCAGGGCGCAACCGGCCATCACGCAGCCGTTGGCGATACCCGAGACCAGCTCGGAGATCCGTTCCGGAACAGTGCGTCCGACGGCGATGTAGTCCTGCAGGAACAACGGTTCGGCGCCGCAGACGACGAGGTCGTCGACGACCATCGCGACGAGGTCGATGCCGACGGTGTCGTGCTTGTCCATCGCCTGGGCGACCGCGAGCTTGGTACCGACACCGTCGGTGGATGACGCCAGCAAGGGTTCCCGATAGCTGCGCAGCGCAAAAAGCCCGGCGAATCCGCCGAGGCCACCCCGCACTTCGGGTCTGCTGGCCTTTTTGGCCAGCGGTTTCAGAAGTTCGACGGCGCGGTCACCGGCTTCGATGTCGACCCCGGCCGACGCGTAGGAGATGCCGGCAGGTTCGGCGCGTTCGGTCATCGCGCACAAGGCTACCGGTGATGACTGCGCGAGGTTGATTGTCCTCCCGGATCGGATTCAGTCCGATCGCTCACGGGCGGGCCGCCGAGTATGGGAATGTGACCGACCATGAAACTTGTTCGCTGGTGCGCGCCGGCTCTGCCCGTGCTTCTGACGGCCGCCGCCGCCGTGGTGGCCCCCGCCGCCGTCGCCACCGCGCCTGTCAACGTCGATTCGGTGGTCATCAATCAGTCGACGGTCGACGGTGTCGACTACATCACCCGCAGGATCACCATCCAGCCCGGCGGCAGTACCGGCTGGCACTATCACGACGGTCGGGTGTTCGGCATCGTCAAGGAAGGCACCCTGACGCGGACCATGCCGGACTGCAAGGACGTGGTCGATCCGGCCGGCGCTCCGGTGACCGAAGGGTCCGGTCCCGACCATGCCCACAACGGTCGCAACCTGGGCCCCGTTCCCGTCGTGCTGTGGGTGGATTACATCCAGCCGGCGGGCACGCCGCTGTCCGTCGACGTCCCGCCGCCGCCCGGCTGCCCGATCTAGGTTTGCCCCGCGCCGAGAACGGCCATACGCGTTGATGCCCAATGACAAGCCCCGTTGCCTGGTGACCGGCGCCACCGGTTATATCGGTGGCCGACTCGTGCCGCGACTGCTCGGTCGCGGCCATCCGGTGCGAGCCTTGGCCCGCCAGCCCGACAAGCTGGCGGACCGGCCGTGGCGGGACAGGGTCGAGGTCGCGCGCGGCGATCTCGGTGACGCCGACTCGCTACGCGACGCGTTCGACGGCGTCGACGTCGTCTATTACCTGGTGCACTCGATGGGCACATCGAAGGATTTCGTGGCTGCGGAGGCGGCGTCGGCCCGCAACGTCGTCGCGGCAGCACGGCAGGCCGGCGTGCGGCGGTTCGTGTACCTGGGCGGGCTGCACCCCTCGGGCGCGGAGTTGTCGCCGCACCTTCGGTCGCGAGTGGCGGTCGGGGACATCCTGCTGGACTCCGGCATCGAGACAGTTGTGTTCCAGGCCGGGATCGTGGTCGGTGCCGGCTCGGCGTCGTTCGAGATGATGCGCCACATCACCAACCGTCTGCCGGCGATGACGACGCCGAAGTGGGTGCACAACAAGATCCAGCCGATCGCGATCGACGACGTCCTCTACTACCTCGCCGAGGCGGCCACCGCCGAGATGCCCGCGTCACGCACATGGGACATCGGCGGCCCCGACGCGCTCGAGTACGGCGACGCCATGCAGGTGTACGCGCAAGTGGCCGGTCTGCGGCCACGGATCATCATCGCGATTCCGTTCCTGACACCGACGATCGCCAGCTTGTGGATCGGTCTCGTCACGCCCATGCCACCGGGCCTGGCGCGGCCGCTGATCGAATCGCTGGAGGTCGACGCGGTGATGAGTGAGCATGACATCGACGCCGTCATCGGGCCGCCGCCGGGCGGACTCACCGGCTACCGCGATGCGGTCGCCGATGCGATGAGTCATGGTCCGCTGCCGAGCGATCCGAAGTGGGCACACGTCGGCCGCCCGGCCGGTTAGCGTCTGCACGACGGCCGAGCCGTCAAGGTCTCCTGAGCGCCGAGACGTTGTCGTTGTCGGACTGCAGCGGCACCCCGGTGCGGGCCGCGGTCGCCAGCATGTGCTCGATGACGTTCTTGCCCAACGCCGTTTCGCCAGGCAGCTCGATCGGGTAGTTGCCGTCGAAGCACGCCGAGCACAGTCGCGACGCCGGTTGTTCGGTGGCCGCGATCATGCCGCGCTGCGAGATGTAGCCCAGCGTGTCGGCGCCGATGGCATGGCGGACACCCTCGAGCAGTTCGCCGGCATCACCTTCGGTGCTCGCGGCGTTGGCGATCAGCTCGGCGGGCGTGGCGAAGTCGATTCCGTAGAAGCACGGCCACTTCACGGGCGGCGATGCGATGCGCACATGCACCTCGACGGCGCCGGCTTCACGCAGCATACGGATCAACGCCCGCTGCGTATTGCCGCGGACAATGGAGTCGTCGACGACGATCAACCGCTTACCGCGGATCACTTCCTTGAGCGGATTCAGCTTGAGCCGAATACCCAGTTGCCGAATCGTCTGCGACGGCTGGATGAACGTGCGCCCGACGTACGCGTTCTTCATCAGGCCCTGCCCGTACGGAATGCCGGACTCCTGCGCGTAACCGACGGCCGCCGGGGTGCCCGATTCCGGCACGCCGATCACCAGGTCGGCTTCGACGGGCTTCTCACGGGCCAGGCGGCGGCCGATATCGACGCGAGCGGCATGCACCGAGCGACCCGCGATGTTGCTGTCGGGTCGGGCCAGGTACACATACTCGAAGACACAACCCTTGGGCTCGGGGTTGGCGAAGCGCGTCGAGCGCACCCCGTCGGCGTCGATGGCCAGCAACTCACCGGGCTCGATGTCGCGGACGAACGAGGCGCCGACGATGTCGAGAGCCGCCGTTTCGGAGGCCACGACCCAGCCGCGGTCCAGCCGCCCCAACGAAAGCGGCCGCACGCCGTAGGGGTCGCGGGCCGCATAGAGGGTGTTCTCGTCCATGAAGGTGACACAGAACGCGCCGCGCACCGTCGGCAGCAGTTCGAGTGCGGCCTGCTCCAGCGTCGCATCGGCGGCGCCGTGCGCCAGCAGTGCGCCGAGAATGTCGGAGTCGGTGGTGGCCGCCGGGGCGCCACGGGTGCCGAGTAGACCCGCCTCGCGGGCCCGGGTGGCCAGGTCGGCGGCGTTGACCAGGTTGCCGTTGTGGCCGAGCGCGACGCCCGTGCCCGCCGCGGTGTTGCGGAACACCGGCTGGGCATTTTCCCAAGTGGTGGATCCGCTCGTCGAGTATCGGCAGTGCCCGACGGCGACGTGGCCCTCCATGGCCGCCAGCGTCTGCTCGTCGAACACCTGGCTGACCAGGCCCAAATCCTTGAAGACCAGCACCTGGGAGCCGTCGGCGACGGCGATGCCCGCCG contains:
- a CDS encoding Ms5788A family Cys-rich leader peptide, whose amino-acid sequence is MSLGKLSLVSARLEPMLTKRRAVDLCRVAGCCCCCCSC
- a CDS encoding DUF4395 domain-containing protein, encoding MPTGTNTIAPPDQVDVRGPRFAAWVTTGVLIVALLASAVSAVAAAAILGVQAIVFAIGAQRGPQRHPYGLIFRSLVAPRFGPVTEKEPVPPLKFAQLVGLAFAAVGVVGFAVGVPLLGLIATGFALVAAFLNAAFGICLGCQIYPLVARFRPDPA
- a CDS encoding sulfurtransferase — translated: MARSDVLVTTDWAESNLEAPNTVFVEVDEDTSAYEGGHIAGAVRLDWKTELQDQVKRDFVDQQQFSKLLSDKGISNDDTVILYGGNNNWFAAYAYWYFKLYGHENVKLLDGGRKKWELDGRPLVTEVPARAATSYEAKQPNNAIRAFRDEVIAAIGEKNLVDVRSPDEFSGKILAPAHLPQEQSQRPGHIPGAINVPWSKAANEDGTFKSDEDLAKLYAEAGLDGQKETIAYCRIGERSSHTWFVLQELLGHQNVKNYDGSWTEYGSLVGAPIELGS
- a CDS encoding DUF1416 domain-containing protein, with the protein product MCSAPKQGLTLPSSVDLERETVITGRVVDGAGQAVGGAFVRLLDSSDEFTAEVVASATGDFRFFAAPGTWTLRALSPAGNGDASIAPSGAGIHEVDVKVA
- a CDS encoding FABP family protein gives rise to the protein MVRALHALPPHHRRVVTSGDDAVAAAAERAKTTAARNIPALGDLPAPADTANLREGANLNDALLALLPLVGVWRGEGEGRGPDGDYRFGQQIVVSHDGGDYLIWEARSWRITADGEFESASLRESGFWRFINDPADPTESDAIELLLAHSAGYVELFYGRPLNQSSWELATDALARTKSGMLVGGAKRLYGIVEGGDLAYVEERVDADGGLVPHLSARLSRYVG
- a CDS encoding transporter substrate-binding domain-containing protein, with the translated sequence MYNTNADAKVALSNGEIDALVADLPTAYTVAGELRGGRIVGQLPTDTEDVEQFGIVLDKDSPLTRCVSSAVDGLRSDGTLGRLERQWLSDAGSVRILR
- a CDS encoding transporter substrate-binding domain-containing protein, producing MRNRWWLPALLAVATSAAACAPVDDESASGIQNCRKDSLSTLYPGIITVGTDQPAYPPWYIGDDPTNGEGFESALAFAVAGNLGYTPDEVRWVRVPFNGALEPGPKTFDASLSQFSITDQRRASVDFSSPYFDVTQVVVTTDTSPAARVRSIGDLEKTQLGVQVGTTSHTAAIEIAATSRSRCTTRTPTPRWR
- a CDS encoding aminodeoxychorismate lyase; the protein is MASQPAVVVTLDGELHDPAAPLLYADDLAAVRGDGIFETLLIRDGRPCLLEAHLARLTQSAELMDLPAPDLPRWRAAVDVAVQRWLAVGAGEGVLRLVYSRGRESGSPPVGAAGSATSGTAFATIGALPARVAAARSGGVAAVTLARGLSAEATTGMPWLLAGAKTLSYAINMAALRHAERLGAGDVIFVGADGLILEGPRSTVVVATESEDGAGDTAFLTPPPWYPILRGTTQEALFEVARNKGYTCDYQALTPADLYAAQGVWLVSSITLAARVHTLDGKALQPAPLAGEFAELVDAAIVSDR
- the ygfZ gene encoding CAF17-like 4Fe-4S cluster assembly/insertion protein YgfZ: MSAVPAPDTGPDAGAVWHHGDPLGEQRSAADAAVLVDRSQRAVITVTGAERNSWLHNISTQHVAGLANGTVTENLSLDGQGRVEDHWIQTELDGITYLDTESWRGEPLTAYLRKMVFWADVVVEPADLAVLSLLGPRLVDPPVVDVLGVVSLPAEMTAVALPEGGFLRRMGGPDVELDLVVPRDQVAAWRDRLAAVGVRAAGVWAYEAHRVAALRPRLGVDTDERTIPHEVGWIGSAVHLDKGCYRGQETVARVHNLGKPPRMLVLVHLDGSGERPATGDPVLAGGRTVGRLGTVVDHVDEGPIALALVKRGLLAETELTIGGESPVAAVIDVDSMPPPDATGAGRLAVEQLRGGSR
- a CDS encoding DUF3073 domain-containing protein; this translates as MGRGRAKAKQTKVARELKYSSPQTDFDRLQRELAGADDLNGTDRLADDDVADDDDWRR
- the purM gene encoding phosphoribosylformylglycinamidine cyclo-ligase; this translates as MTERAEPAGISYASAGVDIEAGDRAVELLKPLAKKASRPEVRGGLGGFAGLFALRSYREPLLASSTDGVGTKLAVAQAMDKHDTVGIDLVAMVVDDLVVCGAEPLFLQDYIAVGRTVPERISELVSGIANGCVMAGCALLGGETAEHPGLMAPDHYDISATGVGVVEADDVLGPDRVKPGDVLIGMSSTGLHSNGYSLARKVLLEIDRMNLAGHVEEFGRTLGEELLEPTRIYAKDCLALIAETQVRTFCHVTGGGLAGNLERVVPPGLTAEIDRGTWTPAPVFTMIAQRGRVERVEMEKTFNLGVGMVAVVAPEDTDRALAVLTARHLNCWTLGTVTKGGKDSPRAKLVGQHPRF
- a CDS encoding cupin domain-containing protein, which codes for MKLVRWCAPALPVLLTAAAAVVAPAAVATAPVNVDSVVINQSTVDGVDYITRRITIQPGGSTGWHYHDGRVFGIVKEGTLTRTMPDCKDVVDPAGAPVTEGSGPDHAHNGRNLGPVPVVLWVDYIQPAGTPLSVDVPPPPGCPI
- a CDS encoding NAD(P)H-binding protein gives rise to the protein MPNDKPRCLVTGATGYIGGRLVPRLLGRGHPVRALARQPDKLADRPWRDRVEVARGDLGDADSLRDAFDGVDVVYYLVHSMGTSKDFVAAEAASARNVVAAARQAGVRRFVYLGGLHPSGAELSPHLRSRVAVGDILLDSGIETVVFQAGIVVGAGSASFEMMRHITNRLPAMTTPKWVHNKIQPIAIDDVLYYLAEAATAEMPASRTWDIGGPDALEYGDAMQVYAQVAGLRPRIIIAIPFLTPTIASLWIGLVTPMPPGLARPLIESLEVDAVMSEHDIDAVIGPPPGGLTGYRDAVADAMSHGPLPSDPKWAHVGRPAG
- the purF gene encoding amidophosphoribosyltransferase; translation: MTGPQTDQEPREECGVFGVWAPGEEVAKLTYYGLYALQHRGQEAAGIAVADGSQVLVFKDLGLVSQVFDEQTLAAMEGHVAVGHCRYSTSGSTTWENAQPVFRNTAAGTGVALGHNGNLVNAADLATRAREAGLLGTRGAPAATTDSDILGALLAHGAADATLEQAALELLPTVRGAFCVTFMDENTLYAARDPYGVRPLSLGRLDRGWVVASETAALDIVGASFVRDIEPGELLAIDADGVRSTRFANPEPKGCVFEYVYLARPDSNIAGRSVHAARVDIGRRLAREKPVEADLVIGVPESGTPAAVGYAQESGIPYGQGLMKNAYVGRTFIQPSQTIRQLGIRLKLNPLKEVIRGKRLIVVDDSIVRGNTQRALIRMLREAGAVEVHVRIASPPVKWPCFYGIDFATPAELIANAASTEGDAGELLEGVRHAIGADTLGYISQRGMIAATEQPASRLCSACFDGNYPIELPGETALGKNVIEHMLATAARTGVPLQSDNDNVSALRRP